TAGGAGAAACGCCGATATGAGGGTAAGATAGGTGCTCTAACCTCTCTCAAAATAGGAGAAACGCTGAAATGAGGGTAAGATAGGTGCTCTATCCTCTCTCAAAATAGGAGAAACGCTGAAATGAGGGTAAGATAAGTGCTCTATCCTCTCTCAAAATAGGAGAAACGCTGAAATGAGGGTAAGATAGGTGCTCTATCCTCTCTCAAAATAGGAGAAACGCTGAAATGGGGGTAAGATAAGTGCTCTATCCTCTCTCAAAATAGGGGAAACGCTGATATGAGGGTAAGATAAGTGCTCTATCCTCTCTCAAAATAGGGGAAACGCTGAAATGAGGGTAAGATAGGCGCACTATCCTCCCCGAAAAAAGGAGAAGCGCAGATATGAGGGTAAGATAAGCGCTCTACCTGGCTACGTTACACTTGCAAGTCGACAAGATTTCTTTACACTTATGTCTGATCTCTTTTCAGCAGGAAAGTAACTCGACGTAGTGGAAAAGTGTAGGAACAAGTATAAGCGCATCTAAGTCTCTGGCTACGTTACACTTGCCAGTCGACAAGATTTCTTTATATAGATATAGTGGGGGTAGTATAATCTGTTCGAAGGGGATGTATAGTGAAAATGATAAAAGCAGTTGTGTTTGATTTTGATGGAACGATTTTAGATACGGAGTCATGCGAGTATAACGTATTACAAAAGATTTATAAGGAGCATGGTGCAGAACTCCCAATTGAAGTTTGGGGCGAATGTATTGGAACACATTCTACATACTTTGATGCACATGAATATTTAGAAGAACAAATCGGTAAGAAACTGGACAGGGATACGATTAAGCAGCAAAGACTGGATATTTTCCAAGAACTCATAAAAGATCGAGAAGCTCTGCCCGGTGTAATGGAATATCTAGAGGCAGCCAAGCAATTAGGATTGAAGATCGGCTTGGCTTCAAGTTCTTCATATAAGTGGGTTTCAAAACATATCAAAAACTTAGGTATAGAACACTATTTTGAGTGTATTAAAACGTCTGATGATGTAGAAACCGTCAAACCAGACCCTACACTTTTCCTGAAAGCTGTTGAATGCTTAGGTGTAAAGCCTGAGGAATCAATTGCTTTTGAAGACTCAGTTAATGGCGCAAAGGCGGCAAAACGTGCTGGTCTTCATACAGTCGTTATTCCGAATTTGGTGACCCAACACCTTACCTTTGAGGAATATGATTTAAAGCTTGAATCATTAGCTGAATTAGAATTACAAGAGATGATTAATCAGTTTACAAAGCAATAGGGAAAGGGAATATGAACATTACGGGTATCAATCATATTACGTTGAACGTGAGAAGTCTTAAAGAGTCGCTTGCTTTTTATGAAGACATTCTTCTTATGAAACGAGTTCATTTGGGTAGAACTGATGCGTATTTGGAGAGCGGTACCGCTTGGATTTGTCTCCTTGAAAAGGGGAAGGATGAGAAGGACGATTTTAGTTCGAAATTAGGACTAGATCATTTTGCATTTTCGATTGATGAGAAAGGCTTTCATGAAGTAGTACGCCGACTTCATATAAATGAAGTTCAGATTGTTCGGGGACCTGTTGAACGTGGCGGTGGGCTCGTT
This Pseudalkalibacillus berkeleyi DNA region includes the following protein-coding sequences:
- a CDS encoding HAD family hydrolase, encoding MIKAVVFDFDGTILDTESCEYNVLQKIYKEHGAELPIEVWGECIGTHSTYFDAHEYLEEQIGKKLDRDTIKQQRLDIFQELIKDREALPGVMEYLEAAKQLGLKIGLASSSSYKWVSKHIKNLGIEHYFECIKTSDDVETVKPDPTLFLKAVECLGVKPEESIAFEDSVNGAKAAKRAGLHTVVIPNLVTQHLTFEEYDLKLESLAELELQEMINQFTKQ
- a CDS encoding VOC family protein, translating into MNITGINHITLNVRSLKESLAFYEDILLMKRVHLGRTDAYLESGTAWICLLEKGKDEKDDFSSKLGLDHFAFSIDEKGFHEVVRRLHINEVQIVRGPVERGGGLVVNFLDPNGIQLELNTSDLHTRMKHWQ